ATataagtgtcggtcccagctcccgaagatacttattgtataaataaaaaacagtcAGAGATTCAACTAGAAAGTAGTTACAAGTAGGTTTTTACGCATTTTATGCCTGTTTTATCTTTGAATTATCTGTAAATCGCTACAAGTTGTTGTTCCGTCCAACGTGCAACAACCGAGTGGTAAGTAAAGAGCTGTTTGGTTAGGTGGCATGACCAAAATACGTAGAAGCATATTTTAACCCTGCCTCAAATTACTATTttaacaacaaatttcaaatgtaAGAGTATACAAACTGTTTCTACAGTATCTTATATATGTATTGGCTACATTGAATTGTTCTAAAAGCATACCTATCtgttatatggtcggtgttaagtcagaccgggccatgtgacatttttatgatttcgagaaaacgaacataaagtttaatgctctgcaatttacaaagcatttaattttttcgttcaatattgttctcagaagtTTGAGCTACTCTCTGCCAATACTGTGATGTATGATagttgtaaaaaaacatcaagtatcatgccaaaaaaggctgttatttggctgcctatacgtacaaagtccgctctgactgaactaaatgatgtattttttgagagttggttcactatgactgaacaattccgAACAGTATTCGTCAATATATCGTCAAATTTGAACTCATTGTCATCGTTACagcctaaatcgcactctgaaatagtatattttgcgatcattcacactgcatttttcactgatccgttcagtcggagtgaaccaattttatttttatgcagTCGGGCACAGCGTGTGTTGGTGATGGCTAGCTCATAGTTGCGCTGTGGGAGGGGTACTCGTGGTTTGTGGGGTCGTGTGCAAATTATGTGTGCTGCTAGATGCTGTCGCTTCAGTTCGTTCGGTGTGGAACTGAACACATATAAAAGGACGAAATCGCATTAAGAAGTTATTCGTGATTTAACCTTGCAGTGAAAGTTAAAGTGAAAGTGCAGTTCCTGAACCGTGGTGGTTGTAGAGTCTAGCCAGTTTGTGTTCGGTCGAGTTCGGCCAGTTCCCAGCGAGTTACCCAACCTTGGGGGTAATCGTGTGCAGTTCCGCTTTTCGACAGTTAGCTGAAGACGTCAGCagtattcaaaatttttgattaaaggCATACTCTAAAATGGCTTCGCAAAAAACCGCCTTCAAAAAAAACAGATCAAGAGTGTCTCTTTCTTTGGAAATGAAGCTCAATATTTTGGATGCCCTTCAAGATGAGAAATCTGTTGCAAACGTCGGCaggaatttaaaaatcaacgaatcgaCTGTGCGTACAATTAAAAAGAATCAAGATAGCATCAGACAGACAGCAGCTCAGGGCACTATCTATGCAACAAAATCCTCATCATATACACGAGATCCATTGATGGTCAAGATGGAAAAGGCACTTCATATGTGGATCGAAGATCACGCGCAGAAGAAAATACCCTTGGATCAGGAATTAATAAGGGAGAAAGCTTTGAGCCTTTACCTTTGGTTAGAGAAGAATGAGCCGTCTTCAAGTAAAAAGAAAGACTTTACCGCGAGTAAGGGATGGTTTTATAACTTTATACGTAGTAATTCCATTCGCAACGTTAAAATCAAGGGTGAATCCGCATCGGCCGATGTTTCGGCTGCAAATAGTTTTCCTCCAAAGCTCGCTAAGATCATAAAAGAAGGTGCGTATCATGGTGACCAAGTGTTCAATGGAGATGAAAcgggtcttttttggaaaagaatGCCGTCTCGTACCTACATTACGCAGCAGGAGCAATATGCCAGTGGTTTCAAAGTGGCCAAAGACAGGGTTACCCTGTTATTTTGCAGTAATGCTTCAGGCGACCTTATGTTGAAACCGCTATTGATCAATCGTGCTATGACGCCCCGCTCGTTGAAGGGGGCTGATTTCAACAAACTGCCAGTGCACTGGAAAGCTAACACTAAAGCGTGGGTCACAAAAGCCGTTTTTGAGGAATGGTTTTACGATATGTTTATTCCGGAAgtgaaaacatacttggaaggaAAAGGTTTGGAGTTCCACGTGCTTTTGATTTTGGATAACGCTCCAGGACACCTAGTTATCAAGCACCCAAACGTTCAAGTTGTGTTTCTTCCACCGAATACAACTTCTTTGTTACAGCCTCAAGATCAAGGAATAATTGCTGCTTTCAAGAAGTTGTACATTAAACAATGTCTTCGGTACATCCTCGAAAAGCTTGAAAGCGATGAAACGATGACGGTAATTCAAGCGTGGAAAGAATTTAAGATAAGAGACGCTCTGACGTTCATAGGAAAGGCTCTGTCTTCTATGAAATCTAAAacattgaattcgtgctggaagcCACTATGGCCAGAATGCGTGAAAGCTGGTTCAACAGACCCTTCAAATGTGGAAGAATCAGAAATTCTCATTCTGGCACATGCAATTGGAGGGAAAGGATTCAAAGATATGGATAGTAGAGACGTTGAAGAGCTTCTTGAAGACACCGAAATTGAAGATGATGAACTGATGCAGAGTTTAGTCACATCGGAGCCTTTAGAGGACGATGAAGACCGGGATATCAAGCCATGTGATATCGAAGACGGGAATAAATTAGCGGATACCCTCGTAAAACATTTTATGGAAAAGGATCCTTGTGTTGAGAGAGCCGTTTCATTTCGGAATGATTTGAAACTGTGTATGCTTCGCTACAATAGattgaacgaaaaaacacaGCCAACAGTTATCGATGAAGGTAGTGACATTGATGTTTAAAGTGAAAAGTATTTTAATAATATCTTTACAGATGACGAGGATTTCAGCTTACCATTGGAACGCAGACGATCTCGTCCGATTTCTTCGGATGAGGAAGATATCGCCACATCATCTAACCGCAAACATCCACGTGTTGCTAATGATAGTGATTAGATCAATAAAAGAAATTCTTTTTTCcacttgactacaataaaattgatttatgaATACATTGGTAAAAATATcatggtaaaaaactaaaaatatgtttaattaaatttgtctaaattccgaaaacatttgtttgtattgtaattttttcaaattgcaaaaatgcaatttgaaaaaattactttcgaactactggaccgcttcacatgatcgatatatcaaattaaagccaattagctagtctttcttgaaaaaatgttatactagcaaaacagttggattttgttttcgtaattattgattgtatttgtttgcttatagtttacatgatccaaggacgctatatttttttatgtttcttgaaagTTCTGGTTTTTCCACACAAGATAatcgaaaatcagaaatgtgatttttatcgttttcgagttatgagtttgccgatggtccgaaaaatcagatttttctctttttctataaataacttttttctagaaagaagaagctttcaagaaaaaaatatttaaaatatagtgcccttggtcacgcaaccatataaactataaaaaacaagtacaatcaatagttacgaaaacttGGCAAAATTGGTTGTACTGttcgaaaaatgagaaaaaatgttactctatgtttctatattttgtattttatatgaaacatctaaattggtAAATTTTATCAACAATTAGAGCGACAAAAACTCTAAAGTTTTTAatttgttattaattttatcaaaaaaaaaatgcataataaacttgattgtttcttgaaatttaattgaAGCTTTCTGAAcgctctataatttgttcttcgacatctagctcctatattttcttattccgcagcaatatcattttaaacaattcctggtgagtcTTCAATTAGAATTTCCTAATTACCACGGTTTTTACTCCATTGTACTTATAATATCCAATAAACTTTCACCttaactttgaaatattactttttttctttcttgaaaaaaggCTATTTGAGATATaagactttttttcaaactgagtGTATtatagtccaaaattgtatataatcgaaccatAGATAATCgtgtcagtatataatcgactctgtatataatagagtgAATATATTACTTCAGAAATCCGGTTTcattattgtggttttagttgaaaacctgACCAAGAAAATTCATTTTGCTTTCGTTGGATTGCGCCTGCGAACTATGTGCTACAAGAACGGAGCTTACAAACATCTTTACATCAGTTGCTCCACAATTGGACTGTACTTGCATCCTAATTTGTGGACTATTGCtgtatttgcctgaaaatagAGTATCCAAACTacagttcggaatatgaatcatgcgtcgaaacttgattcaaattccgatcaCTACTTTAATACTAATTTTAAAGAAGATGTCTGCATAAAAGATTTCTAGTAGATCCATACCTTttatagcacttaacatgaaaacagcatacaaaatagttatacaactacaaaaactgaaaaactgcggaatttgctaacgcaaacaatgTGTTATTGGTTTCgacacattttttgcaaatgcttagtcttATGAATTAtaagctgtatcgatacctgtaaatgttaTTTGAATGTAGCCAATACCTCAAACAATGTCAAGGCTTtcattattctattatttataacattaaagtttagtaaatttacatttgaaaattaagtgttcggaatttgagacaaaacagtaCTTTGAGCTCCATCAACCAAATGTGTCTATCTTTTGAGTCGTAGTAAATGATATCTGCTTCTATGAAATGCTATaatatgcatgaacaaattcagTTCAGAAAAAAGCAAAAAGCGTTTGAACTTTTTCACCGTGGAGAAATATTAGGTTGTCTTATGTCCGATTGGGGCAGTCTTTCTTTGGAAAAAGTAAATAGCCTTTGTGAATcacgaatatacatatttttactgGTAGATGAAGAACAATCGCTAAGATCGGACGCAAATAGATAGCATCCTTTTCTCcagaatagtaaaaaaaaacttgaacccTCGAAACTGTATTTATTTCTAtacaaacatttgaaacaaaCCATCTCGATTACTACGGCAAAAAACTTCACCACATATGGTTAAGGGTGCTTCAAGTaactcaattttcaaattaggCTTTTCAAAAGGAATTACATTGCTTAAAAGTGGTATCTCTCATTCGTTCaatagattattttcaaaattacacAAATGAATTTCGAATAC
The Toxorhynchites rutilus septentrionalis strain SRP chromosome 2, ASM2978413v1, whole genome shotgun sequence genome window above contains:
- the LOC129770494 gene encoding tigger transposable element-derived protein 1-like, with the protein product MVKMEKALHMWIEDHAQKKIPLDQELIREKALSLYLWLEKNEPSSSKKKDFTASKGWFYNFIRSNSIRNVKIKGESASADVSAANSFPPKLAKIIKEGAYHGDQVFNGDETGLFWKRMPSRTYITQQEQYASGFKVAKDRVTLLFCSNASGDLMLKPLLINRAMTPRSLKGADFNKLPVHWKANTKAWVTKAVFEEWFYDMFIPEVKTYLEGKGLEFHVLLILDNAPGHLVIKHPNVQVVFLPPNTTSLLQPQDQGIIAAFKKLYIKQCLRYILEKLESDETMTVIQAWKEFKIRDALTFIGKALSSMKSKTLNSCWKPLWPECVKAGSTDPSNVEESEILILAHAIGGKGFKDMDSRDVEELLEDTEIEDDELMQSLVTSEPLEDDEDRDIKPCDIEDGNKLADTLVKHFMEKDPCVERAVSFRNDLKLCMLRYNRLNEKTQPTVIDEDDEDFSLPLERRRSRPISSDEEDIATSSNRKHPRVANDSD